The DNA segment AAAAGGCCGCTGGATAGCGGCCTTTATTCTTATAGGTCCTTTGATAACTCGCTGAGATAATTACGAAATTCTTCCCCCAGCTCATTGTGTGACAAACCATATTCGACGGTTGCCTCAAGATACCCGAGTTTACTTCCGCAATCATAGCGTTTGCCTTTCACCCGATAGACCCGGACCTTTTCAAACTTCAACAGCTCGGCAATGGCATCAGTCAGCTGGATTTCACCGCCGGCCCCCTCACCAGTCTTCTTGATCAAGTCGAAGATACGCGGCGTAAGGATATAGCGTCCGACCACCGCAAGATTGGATGGCGCATCCTCCGGTTTCGGCTTTTCGACGATGGATGTCATGATGGCAGTTTCGCCATCGTCCTCCTCTACCTCCACGATGCCATACTTGCCAGTCTCCTCGCGCGGAACCTCCTCTACCAGTATCACACTGCACTGATAACGCTCATAGATCTCGGCCATTTGAGCGATGGCGCCTACACCATCTTCACCAGAGATCAGATCATCCGCCAGGATTACCGCAAATGGCTCGTCCGCCACCACGGATTCCGCACAGAGCACAGCATGGCCAAGCCCCAGGGCTTCCGCCTGCCTGAGATAGATACAGCTCACATCAGCGGGCAGGACGTTCTGTACCTTCTCTAACAGCTCAGTCTTTCCCGCCTCCTTCAGTTCACTCTCCAATTCGTATGCCTTGTCGAAATGATCGGGAATAGAGCGTTTGTTTCTACCTGTGACAAATACCAGTGATGTCACACCCGCCTCTTCCGCCTCCTCGGCGGCATATTGAATCAAAGGCTTGTCTACTACCGGCAGCATCTCCTTGGGATTGGCCTTGGTTGCGGGTAAAAAACGGGTGCCCATCCCAGCTACAGGAAAAACCGCTTTACGTATCTTTTTCATTACCACTCCTCTGAATCCTTGTACACATCGGGCCGTTCAATTACCCGCATTCAGGTGACTCAACACCCCAAGTATCGCAACCCATATCATACAGAGTTCTTCGAATGAGGTCCCTTACAGTCACAAGCTGGATGCAATCTCCTGATTGATCGACTGCAGTGCCACGATAGGGTCGGCCGCTGCCGTAATCGGTCTTCCCACCACCAGGTAACTGGAACCAGCATGTATCGCATCGGCCGGTGTCATCACACGGCGCTGATCGTCCTGAGCCGCTTGTTTAGGCCGTACACCGGGAGTCACCAGAAGAAACGCATCACCCAGCTCGCTACGCAGCATTTCAGCCTCCCTGGGGGAGCAGACAACACCATCCAGCCCCGCTTGCTGTGTCAACTTGGCCAAGCGTGAGACATTCTGCGCTGGGTCCCCGGAAAAACCGATATCCTCGATCTCTTCACCGGTCAGACTGGTAAGAATGGTAACTGCGACCAGAAGCGGGCGAGTGTTCCTGGCCTCCAGGCGTTCGCGAGCTGTCTCCATCATCCTGCGACCGCCGGATGCATGCAGATTCATCATCCATACCCCGAGATCAGCCGCTGCATCGCAGGCCGCCGCTACAGTATTGGGAATATCATGAAACTTCAGGTCGAGAAAAACATCATAGCCGCGGCCTCTAAG comes from the Candidatus Thiodiazotropha sp. CDECU1 genome and includes:
- the galU gene encoding UTP--glucose-1-phosphate uridylyltransferase GalU is translated as MKKIRKAVFPVAGMGTRFLPATKANPKEMLPVVDKPLIQYAAEEAEEAGVTSLVFVTGRNKRSIPDHFDKAYELESELKEAGKTELLEKVQNVLPADVSCIYLRQAEALGLGHAVLCAESVVADEPFAVILADDLISGEDGVGAIAQMAEIYERYQCSVILVEEVPREETGKYGIVEVEEDDGETAIMTSIVEKPKPEDAPSNLAVVGRYILTPRIFDLIKKTGEGAGGEIQLTDAIAELLKFEKVRVYRVKGKRYDCGSKLGYLEATVEYGLSHNELGEEFRNYLSELSKDL
- the pyrF gene encoding orotidine-5'-phosphate decarboxylase, whose amino-acid sequence is MNTSDSRVIVALDYPNQDRALALVDRLDPSLCRLKVGKEMFTRLGPTFVEVLRGRGYDVFLDLKFHDIPNTVAAACDAAADLGVWMMNLHASGGRRMMETARERLEARNTRPLLVAVTILTSLTGEEIEDIGFSGDPAQNVSRLAKLTQQAGLDGVVCSPREAEMLRSELGDAFLLVTPGVRPKQAAQDDQRRVMTPADAIHAGSSYLVVGRPITAAADPIVALQSINQEIASSL